The nucleotide window TTGTTATGGGAAGGAGAAATGAAGAATTTACAAGTAAGGATAAGGCCATTTTAGAACACGTTTTTGAACAAACAAAACAGTATAGAAGAGAATAACAATAGTTTATACAAATGAAAACCAAATTTACCCTACTAATTACTCTATTGAGTTTTACTCTCGTATTTTCGCAAAGTGAAGATATTGAGGTGAAAAAACTGAAAATCAACACAGATTTAGACCATTTTGCGGCTCGTGTAGTTGGCGATAAAGTATTTTTTAGTCATAACCTTACTACAAAACGAGGTAAGCCTATTAAAGATAAGTACGATGGTTTTATTTACATTATGTATGAAGCACCATTAAGTGACGATGGTGAAATTGAAAATGAAAAACCAATTGTTAAAACAGAATTGGGACGTTTTAATATGTCTTCTGCAACATTTTCAAAAGATGGTAAATACATGTACTTTACTACCAATCAAATTGATAAAGGTACTAACAAACTAAAAGGTGTAGAAACATATAATTTACAAATTCAGCGTGCAGAATATGAAGAGGGTAAAGGTTGGACAAATTTTGAAACTCTACCATTTTGTGATCCAGATTATAACTATGCGCATCCGGCTTTGAGTCCAGATGACAATACACTTTATTTTATTGCTGACGTCAAGGGCAATAAAGGAAAATCAGATTTGTACAAAGTTTCAGTTTCTAATCACCAAACGTATGGTGACGTGACAAGTATGGGAGAAACCATTAACTCTTCGCGCACAGAAATCTTTCCTTTTATTAGTGCAGATAACAAGTTATATTTTACTTCCGATAGGAGGGGAGGAAATGGAGGCCTAGACATTTATGTTTATGATTTAGATTCAGAAGATGCTGAGCAAGAACCAAAACCTTTAGAAGCACCTATAAATAGTAGGGGTGACGATTTTTCATTTTTCTTAAATGATGACTTAACTACTGGTTATATCTCTTCTAGAAGATCTAGGGGTGAAGGTGGTGACGATCTTTATTATTTTTCAGGTTATAAATAATCAAAGTAATAGCATACAAACCTTAATTTCAAAATCAAATTAATTTATTATAATTGTCTGGTAATCAAAGTGCTTTATAGGCTGTGTAAAGGTTACTAAATTACATTTAGTATGCTATAATACCTCAAGATTATGCAAAAATTTTTATCTTTTAAGCTCATCAATTATTTAACCTTAATCATCGTAGTGATATTGGTTAATGTAGTTTTAAAATATGGTGGTGTTTCTGTTTATTACCGATATGTTGTAAAATCATTAGTTCCAATACTTATATTGCATTACTTCTTTAAATCTATTCAGAATTATAAGAGAGAAAAAGCTACACTAATAGTACTTGGGATACTATTATTTTTTATTGGTGACTTATTTTTTCTAGATCGCTATTCTACCTTAAGTTTTAATGTGGCTATAGTACTATTGGTTTTTGCCAAAATTTGTTTTATCGTTTGTTTTTTAAATTATGAAGATTTCAAGTTTAAGCGTTTATTGCCTTTTTTAATTTTCTGTAGTGCATATATGCTTTTTATATTAACAGCTATAATTAATAGTATAAAGGATATATATTTTGTACAGGTTTTAATATACTTGTTTTTTACGCTCTTATTTGGTCTATTTACCTATCTAAGGTATAGAGCAGTAAATAGACTTAGTTTTATTTTGGTTTTAGTGGGTTTTTTGTTGATGTTAGTTACAGATGGGCTAACAGCATTAAATATGTTTTCGCCGAGCTTTAAGTATACGTTATTAAGTAGTAGTATAATTGCCTTGGCATTTAATCTATCTCAGTTTTTTATAGTAGTTGGATTATTAAAAGAATATCCTCAAAAATCTATGGAATAAAAAAATATGTGCTGTAACTATTGTTTTTTAACATTTTTTAATTCTAACAAATTAGTGGCATTAATGCCAAGACCTTTAACTTTTTTTCTTGTAAACCGAACGACTTCGTCATAAAACATTGGGACAACGGGAGCAGTGCTCATTACCAAAGAATCCATTTTAGTGTAAAGGTTAGC belongs to Winogradskyella sp. J14-2 and includes:
- a CDS encoding TolB family protein, with the translated sequence MKTKFTLLITLLSFTLVFSQSEDIEVKKLKINTDLDHFAARVVGDKVFFSHNLTTKRGKPIKDKYDGFIYIMYEAPLSDDGEIENEKPIVKTELGRFNMSSATFSKDGKYMYFTTNQIDKGTNKLKGVETYNLQIQRAEYEEGKGWTNFETLPFCDPDYNYAHPALSPDDNTLYFIADVKGNKGKSDLYKVSVSNHQTYGDVTSMGETINSSRTEIFPFISADNKLYFTSDRRGGNGGLDIYVYDLDSEDAEQEPKPLEAPINSRGDDFSFFLNDDLTTGYISSRRSRGEGGDDLYYFSGYK
- a CDS encoding lysoplasmalogenase family protein: MQKFLSFKLINYLTLIIVVILVNVVLKYGGVSVYYRYVVKSLVPILILHYFFKSIQNYKREKATLIVLGILLFFIGDLFFLDRYSTLSFNVAIVLLVFAKICFIVCFLNYEDFKFKRLLPFLIFCSAYMLFILTAIINSIKDIYFVQVLIYLFFTLLFGLFTYLRYRAVNRLSFILVLVGFLLMLVTDGLTALNMFSPSFKYTLLSSSIIALAFNLSQFFIVVGLLKEYPQKSME